TTCGTCAGGGGCGCGCAGGGTTTCTATTTTGGTGAGGTCTGGGGATGTGGGAGGTTCTGCTAGGAGCAGGAAATGCAGGGTTTTTGGGTCGATGTCGGGGGTGCGGAAGGGGCAATCGGCGAGGATTTTTGCGAGGATCTGTGCGGGCAGGACGAGAGTTTCGGGGGCGAAATCAGCTTGGGCTTTGATCAGGGTTTTGAGGGCTGTGGCCACGTCATTTGCGCTTTCGGAGGTGTGGTCGAACACCAGATTGCCGCTTTGGATATAGCTTGTCGCATTGGTAAACCCTTGGGCCTGCATGGACGCGCAGAGCGGTTTCATCGCGAGTTTTCCGTGGCCCCCCACATTCACCCCGCGCAGGAAGGCAACCCAGCGCGCCATCACATAAGCTCCGGTTCAGTCGCAAAGCGTTTGGCGAGGCGCGCGACGCTAAGGCCTTGAGCGATAATGGAAAACACCACGACCATATAGGTGCAGGTGAGGATCAGGCTTTTGTATTCGCTGTCAGGGAGCGAGAGGGCGAGTGCGACCGAGATGCCGCCTTTAAGGCCGCCCCATGTCATAATCGGGACCGCCCCCGAGGAGAAACTGCGGAAGGGGCGCATCATTGTGATAGGCACCGCGACGGCGATAAAGCGGCCCAAGAGTGACAGCAGGATTGCGCCGAGGCCCGAGATGAAGGCGGATTGGGAAAACACCACCGCGAAGACTTCAAAGCCGATCATCAGGAATAGCACAGCATTGAGGATTTCGTCGATCATTGACCAGAAGGCTTTGACGTATTGGCGGGTTTCCTCGGACATGCCGTGTTTCATGCCGACGTCGCCGATAAACAGCCCCGCGACAACGGCCATAATGGGGGCGGAGACATGCAGGAATTCCGAGAGTTGGTAGCCGCCAAAGGCGAGGCCCAAGGTGATCAGGACTTCGAGGGCGTAATCGTCGATGCGGCGCATCAAGCGGAAGGTGAGCCAGCCAAGGACGCCACCAAGCAGGGCCCCGCCGCCCGCTTCTTGGAAAAACAGGATCGCGGCTTCTTTGCCGCCCGTGGCATGCGCGTCGACGGAAGGAAACGCGAGGCTGACCAGAACAAGGAAAACCACATAGCCCACCCCGTCGTTAAACAGGCTTTCGCCCGCGATCTTGGTTTCGAGTGATTTAGGCAGGTTCGCGCCGCGCAACACCCCAAGGACCGCAACAGGGTCGGTGGGCGAAATCAGCGCGCCAAACACCAGCGCCACGATCAGGGGCATGCCCGTCAGCCAGCTAAAGCCGAAGCCAATGACCACGGTGGATAATGCCACGCCCAAGGTCGCCATAAAGAAAACCACCCGCCATTGCTCGCGCAGATCGGCGATTTTTACGTGCAACGCGCCCGCAAACAGAAGCAGGCCCAACATGCCGTCAAGCAGCGCGTCGGAAAACGCGATTTCCGAGACCAACGCGCGGACGCGATCTTCGGAGTGATAGACGGGCACAAAGTAGTCAAACGCCATGACGCCCAGCGAGGAAAACAACGCCACGATGAGGATGCCGATGGAGCTTGGCAGTTTGAGGAAAAGGTAGTTGATGCTGCCGAAAACGCCCGCGAGGACAATCAAAAGGGAGGTGAGTTGTAAAATATCCAAGGAGGTGCGCCCGTCAAATCAAATGCTAGGATTGAACCTACCACAGGGTTTTCTTGGGGCATAGAACCCATTGCCGCCTTGAAAAGCCCCCCTTTGAGGCGTGCTGCCGGTTTTCGCAAGAAAACCGGCTAGGCCCAACGGCTGTGGGGCCGTTAGGCGCCTAAAGCGGGCGGGAGCCGCTGGTTAGGTTTTGCTCAA
This Falsihalocynthiibacter arcticus DNA region includes the following protein-coding sequences:
- a CDS encoding DUF1697 domain-containing protein, which encodes MARWVAFLRGVNVGGHGKLAMKPLCASMQAQGFTNATSYIQSGNLVFDHTSESANDVATALKTLIKAQADFAPETLVLPAQILAKILADCPFRTPDIDPKTLHFLLLAEPPTSPDLTKIETLRAPDEAFEITDHAAYLLAPSGIGRSKLMAASERLLGVPTTTRNLRTIEAVLSLSRA
- a CDS encoding cation:proton antiporter; this encodes MDILQLTSLLIVLAGVFGSINYLFLKLPSSIGILIVALFSSLGVMAFDYFVPVYHSEDRVRALVSEIAFSDALLDGMLGLLLFAGALHVKIADLREQWRVVFFMATLGVALSTVVIGFGFSWLTGMPLIVALVFGALISPTDPVAVLGVLRGANLPKSLETKIAGESLFNDGVGYVVFLVLVSLAFPSVDAHATGGKEAAILFFQEAGGGALLGGVLGWLTFRLMRRIDDYALEVLITLGLAFGGYQLSEFLHVSAPIMAVVAGLFIGDVGMKHGMSEETRQYVKAFWSMIDEILNAVLFLMIGFEVFAVVFSQSAFISGLGAILLSLLGRFIAVAVPITMMRPFRSFSSGAVPIMTWGGLKGGISVALALSLPDSEYKSLILTCTYMVVVFSIIAQGLSVARLAKRFATEPELM